In Tumebacillus amylolyticus, a single window of DNA contains:
- the rnc gene encoding ribonuclease III: protein MVIQFEKLLSDLGIQFQNRKLLKQAFTHASYRNEHRTEIGQDNERLEFLGDAVLELLVSEYLFLKFPKMPEGELTRLRATIVCEPSLVRFATKLNFDKYIRLGRGEEISGGRKRPALLADVFEAFVGAYYLDQGLQPVKEFLHRFVVSELQDVNAPLLTDYKTMLQEHVQREGLGALSYHILEERGPAHNREFVAQVMLDQKPMGEGTGRSKKEAEQHAAQMTMMMLGKI, encoded by the coding sequence GTGGTCATTCAATTTGAAAAATTATTGTCGGACCTCGGGATTCAGTTCCAGAACCGCAAGTTGTTGAAGCAGGCGTTCACGCACGCCTCCTACCGCAACGAGCATCGAACGGAGATCGGGCAGGACAATGAACGGTTGGAATTCTTGGGAGATGCGGTGTTGGAGTTGCTCGTGAGCGAGTATCTGTTCCTCAAGTTTCCGAAGATGCCGGAGGGCGAGTTGACTCGTCTGCGGGCTACGATTGTCTGTGAACCTTCTCTGGTGCGTTTTGCAACCAAGCTGAACTTCGACAAATACATCCGCTTGGGCCGCGGTGAAGAAATTTCCGGTGGGCGCAAGCGTCCGGCCTTGCTTGCGGACGTGTTCGAGGCGTTTGTGGGTGCCTACTACCTCGACCAAGGTCTGCAACCGGTCAAGGAGTTCCTGCATCGCTTCGTCGTTTCGGAATTGCAAGATGTGAATGCACCGCTGTTGACCGATTACAAGACCATGTTGCAGGAACATGTGCAGCGTGAGGGCTTGGGGGCGCTGTCCTATCACATTCTCGAAGAACGCGGCCCGGCACATAACCGCGAGTTTGTAGCGCAAGTGATGTTGGATCAGAAGCCGATGGGGGAAGGGACAGGCCGTTCGAAAAAAGAAGCGGAACAGCATGCCGCTCAGATGACGATGATGATGCTCGGCAAGATCTGA
- a CDS encoding type II toxin-antitoxin system PemK/MazF family toxin, producing MPNKKLLLEYYRVHPDRNAAQEGLLPEMMKSVGKLLLYLNTHNLRRTVPLILWHEFWLERNQLPENHTRYKRGRLIYADLGAYNIGSETSYRHPCLLIHEGRNWALIAPMTSKKYGDPIPLHYDLPTHYPLDAPSTLQLDAIKVIDKRRILGYFYTRNWHEQENLDGLSEPITLDKKDLDAVDELIARHFAPGLHRHALYLQARKDQLESENQMLRRQLATLRGLHSEPARQP from the coding sequence ATGCCCAACAAAAAATTGCTTCTCGAGTATTACCGTGTCCATCCCGACCGCAACGCCGCTCAGGAAGGACTGCTGCCGGAGATGATGAAGTCTGTCGGCAAACTCCTCCTCTACCTCAACACCCACAACCTCCGCCGCACCGTCCCCCTGATCCTCTGGCACGAATTCTGGCTCGAACGCAACCAACTCCCCGAGAACCACACCCGCTACAAACGCGGCCGCTTGATCTACGCCGACCTCGGCGCCTACAACATCGGCTCGGAAACCTCCTACCGCCACCCCTGCCTCCTCATCCACGAAGGCCGCAACTGGGCCCTTATCGCGCCGATGACCAGCAAGAAGTACGGCGATCCCATCCCCCTCCACTATGACCTTCCCACCCATTACCCGCTCGATGCTCCGTCCACTCTGCAACTCGACGCCATCAAAGTGATCGACAAACGTCGCATCCTCGGCTATTTCTATACCCGCAACTGGCATGAGCAGGAAAACCTCGACGGCCTCAGCGAACCGATCACCCTCGACAAAAAAGACCTGGATGCAGTGGACGAGCTCATCGCCCGTCACTTTGCACCAGGTCTCCATCGACATGCCCTTTACTTGCAAGCCCGCAAAGACCAGCTGGAGTCTGAAAACCAGATGCTCCGCCGTCAACTCGCAACTTTACGTGGGCTCCATTCGGAGCCGGCCCGTCAGCCCTGA